In Gossypium arboreum isolate Shixiya-1 chromosome 3, ASM2569848v2, whole genome shotgun sequence, the sequence gAGCTCGTACTGGGGTAAACCAACATCTATTATCTACTTGAATGATGCTATTCCTACCCCTTAGCTGCAGTTGAATTGCTTAGCATATGATTAAGAAAAGATTTTGAAACACAACAAATGGCTAGCATTTGCAGTAAGCAGATCTTAACGAGGAGTTAACATTTTCATTCAATAAAAAGCAGAGGGTAGCCATACCATTTGCCTAATAGCTGAATCCAGTGATTTTTTTGAGATGGTCCTCCCAAATCCCGGGCTATCTGCAGTGGTTGTTGAAGACTTTAAATGTCTCCGCATAGTTGAGTCAGAGACAGGTGCGTTCTTTAGTGACTCGTGTATGTCAGATGGATGCCCATTGGAATGAACACGAGTCCTTCCATGGGGTTCTGCGAGTCTTCCCCTTGTGACAACTGGTGATGAATGTCTTCTTGGCGTATTTACAGAGCTAGTAGTGTCTTGGTTTGCCTTCATGGTGACAGAACTGACAGGCCTAGACCTTCCAGCAGAGACTGGCCTATCAGGCAAGGTTGTTCTAAGGTTTGCTGGTGTGTCAACAGGAAAGTCAGGGGGCATGACAGGTTGTTGTGAGGACCGGACTCGTGGACCTGGGGAGCTTGGTCGGGATGCTGGACCTGCACTGTAGCCATTTGAAACAGTGCGCCCAGTAGAAGGTGAAGCACCAGCTTCAGAAGATAGCATTGGATTCCGACGTGTGGGAGTTGACGGGCGAGAATTTGAGCGAACAGCTGTTGAGTTCAAGTTTGCATGGATTTGTGGCCTAGAAGTTGGAGTTGATGGCCTTGAACTTTGAGAGGGCCGACTCTTGTCAATATAAGATCCATTTGGAGATGAACGGATTTTTGCAGGGGTTGAGGGCAGTGATGTTGAGCGGGGAGATGGGGCGGAAGGTCTTGCTGTAGATGGCGAGCGAGTAATAGGAGAGGATGGTCTGGTATTAGATGATCGAGTAATGGGAGAGGATGGTCTTGTATAAGATGACACAGAAGCTGAGCTTGTATTGAGAATTGAAGTTCCCCTATTTGAGGAATAGTTACTGTATGAAGAAATAGAAGACCGAGTTACTGAACTGCTTCTAGCAGGTCTTACAGAATGATTGTTCTCAGGTTGTGAAACTGAAAGCTGAAACAGAGAGATAAGAGATGAATCA encodes:
- the LOC108474805 gene encoding flocculation protein FLO11-like; translated protein: MMNRNLRDSSQSLFGTARNNISAHHHHRRRQSLNGGLPFHKGSDDNLDLFSKNRRSFSVASSDEFSDVKLGRLSLGSAKVNGGLDDLLSSTDGGKHDYDWLLTPPGTPFFPSSEGSESQSATVSVAPRSNSKVRSVSTTKASRLSVSQPENNHSVRPARSSSVTRSSISSYSNYSSNRGTSILNTSSASVSSYTRPSSPITRSSNTRPSSPITRSPSTARPSAPSPRSTSLPSTPAKIRSSPNGSYIDKSRPSQSSRPSTPTSRPQIHANLNSTAVRSNSRPSTPTRRNPMLSSEAGASPSTGRTVSNGYSAGPASRPSSPGPRVRSSQQPVMPPDFPVDTPANLRTTLPDRPVSAGRSRPVSSVTMKANQDTTSSVNTPRRHSSPVVTRGRLAEPHGRTRVHSNGHPSDIHESLKNAPVSDSTMRRHLKSSTTTADSPGFGRTISKKSLDSAIRQMDIINGTTNIRSLSSTTLFPQSIRSATPKTQSLRSLSASDSDNSNGSPGRLKNRDLPENGNSISRAAECGSDFHDGRYYAKLSEVDIYESSRYDVILLKEDLKNTNWLHSIDDKSDLVSISDGFEPLPEPFGLL